The sequence GtcgataacacacacactcgcgcgcgAGCTCGCGGACTGTCAGGCACTTCAGTTAGGCCTACCTATTTAGTTAGGTAGGCTACTCAGTTTAATTTCTGTCGCTGTTTCCCCCAAGATCTATTTCGACGACCAAGACCGCCTCCGCCCCCAACtctgtcactctcactctctctctctctctcagttgtgGCTACTCCCAGGAGTAAAAAATGAAAGCCAACGCCCCGTTCTTCCTCAGATTTCGTTCTAACTGCTTGACATTCACTTTGGGGGAGGTAGATAGTCGGAGTCAAAGTCTGGCGCTCAGTAAGTCGTGCCTTAAACTTTGGTTCGGCAAAGTTAGCTTTGCAAGTTTCTTTTCCTTTACGTAAAAAGAGGCGTGTTTATACGATATAGTATCGTATATTTTTACAACGGGTTAATTACGTTTTCATTGTAACCTTGTCGGACGTATCCAAGGAGTAGGAAACAAAGTTGCGACTGAAGCATTTTGTTATTCATAGAGAAACTTTGAATCATGGCAGACTCAGGTGGAAGCCCAGCCGCGAACTTTTTTGAAAAGCTTAAGGCATATGTACGGACTCCGAAAGGAACTATTCTGGCAGCAGAAATTGTAAGTTTATCAACATATTAACATTTTCTTGATATTATTTTACCACAATATAGCCTATGGACGTGGCCTATAGTTAGAGTACTGCACTCGAATATGGCAACTGTAGCCTATACCACTGCTGCCATTATAAATAAACATACATGTTTTATACTATACACCATACTACTAGGTAGGCTACTAGCCTCTTAGGCACACATGTGGAAAACAAACCATGtggtttgtgttttgttttaaagtcgaagtaggcctatttccaGCTGATTACATGCCCGTTATACGAAGACGAATAGCCTATAGTCCAATAGCTAAGAAGTGATTAGCTATTTCGGACCTTTTATCGCAATCATTTCATTCCTTCCTGACTCGTTCCAACCCTCAGTCATTGAACTAGTTTCGAGGAAATTGTAGATAGGCTAAATATCAAAGTACGTTAACGATGAACAATGTACTGCAGGTTACACGGGGACCATATGCAAATACCTGTATGATGTTTAACTTTCTTGCCAAAGATGTACCTTATACATTAGCTGTCCCTACGTTAGGGCGTGCGTAGGCTACTATGGGTAAAGTACTGTCAATGCCTCATTCATCTTTATTCCAATACTACCACCTACTCTGCAAAGTACAGAGATGGGCTACAATAGACGAGTCAGCAGCTTTTACACATTCTCAGTGTTATACAGCCAAGGTGGGTCCGTTAGGGGGAGTCTTGTGTGGGCATGGAATGTGAGCCATGTGGTCCAGATAGCCAGCTGAGGCGCAGGGCCGCCAGGGGTCAATCTGTGGGGTCAGGAAAATGCATCGGGGTCGTTCAAACTTCTGCGTGCAGCCTTGTGTTGCCCTCTGTCACTTAGCACCAAGCAGACAGAAGTTACAggccacacagacagagagactctgattaagtaggcctacttaaagCATTCCATAGTAGATAGTCAGTACTTGCAAGACTTGTGAGAGAGCTTGTGTGAGCTGTAGTAACCTACCCATCTCACCTTCTTGACACTCTGCATAAGCATATTCTATTCAGTGAATTGTAGTTGAAAAAGGAAGAAGGGGAAGCTACTGGTTAAAAGCGATTGGATTGCTGGGGAGATGATGTAGTCAGGAGACAGCCTTTCAAAAGACTTGCGGATTGATGGTGAAGTAATCCCGAGCCTTATAAacttatgtttttttattttgacatagtGTCTGGCTTGAGTTTAAAAGATGTTTCAATAAATGTAAGCTCCTTCAGTAGAACTTTCCAGTGATGGAATAGAAATCTGACTGCAAAAGGTAACGTTAAACACAACCCCCATATGCTACTTCTTACTGTGTTTATTTACATGTGTTTACTGTAAACAATCATAATTCCTGTCAGCTCATCCCCTACATGCAGGGCAAGACTACCATGTCTGAAAGACTTGGGTAATATGTAACCCCAGTGAGTTtttatgaatgcattcatgTGTTGCTTAAGTGCTCTTAGGCCCTTTCTATGATGAACTAAGCAAGATGTTGTAGCACACAACTTTTCACCATAGACATTCAACTTTATGGTGGCTTGTCTCCCACAGCTCTGCTATGGTCCTGCTGGGCTGAGCTGTATTAGTGCAAACAATAGTGTTGCTCAGCCCACATAATTCTACTCTGCGCAGTGACATGCCCTAGCTATTTATTTAGAGCTATATGCTgtggaaagtattcacagccaGGTCCAACATGATGTTTCTTGTACCATTCACAGTTTAAAAGTGAAATGATTAATTGTGCATGTACCAGACACACCTATCTCAGTGTTGGTGTGGCACGCTGACACGccccatgaaattgtgtcaacaGGAGACAAGAATTTTAATAGATGTGCTTTTCACGTTTTATAACACTGCACTGTATACAGTACATTAACAGGAGTATAGTAAGCATTTCAAAAATAaattgagactgtgtgtgtatttgtgtgtatctgtgaagtGCATGGTCACGTGACAAAAATGTTGTAGGAAATGTCACATGCACCATGTGCTGCAGCTGCACTGTGATGTTATTGTATGACTGTTCTAATCTAGATAATTCTGTCATGTATAAAAGCATGCCTTGCATATTTGCCATTGCCATTGCTATTTACATAGAAGATatgacaagagaaagagagaaaatatgcTGTGCACCCTGGCCTACACTCCTTATTGGAATACCTTCAGAGTGTGCCACCATTTGTATGTCCTAAGTGTAAATATTTGAGTGTGTCATGTGTTTGctttgtaaatgtatgtgtgtttgtgtctgtgcctaTGCTTTTGTCTTCGAAAGTGTGTCTCTTCTTCAGAATGCACTGTGTGTGGGTTAGTcagtgtgcgtgcatttgtgtgtcagtgtgcgtgcatttgtgtgtgtgtgtgtgtgtgtgtgtctttgtcagtcagtgcatttgtaagtgtgtgtgtgtgtgtgtgtgtgtgtgtgtgtgcgtgtgtgtgtgtgtgtgcgtgcgcgcgcgcgcgcgggGCCTCAAATCCTTGTTGGTTGTCTACTGCTGTGCTGCAGGCCCGTGCTCACCAAGCGTGTACCCAGCCTTGGGCTCCCCATTCGTGGGCGTCCTCAGAGCAGCATTGGCTCACTCGCACTGAATAGATCCCCATTGTGTGCGAACCTCGCTCTCCCcagccagagcagagcagccgCGCGCACAGAGGCGGCTTGTGCCAGTCGCTGGAACACAGAAGACcttgatgcatgtgtgtgtgtcttcagtcGGCAGGAGCGGGTgagggaagggaggggaggggcagGGTGGCTTCTTGCATCATTCGTTGCCCCTCCGCCCGCTGCTAGCACATGCTGCTGCCCCAGTGATCTCCGTTTGTGGCCTGCAGTGGCAACTGCCACACTGGTGGCATGAGTGGGTGTCTTCCACATGAAGATGAAATGCATTCATGAAATATGTTGCACTGAATGATTTAGTACGACACAAACACTGAATCAGTAGGACTCTCTGAAAGCACTAATGGGTCTCCTGAACTAGCAATGACATAAATATTTCCAGAGCCGTTTATTATCCAAAATGTCAGGCTACACTTTTTtgcaatatataataataataacatacagCTGTTGTGCTGTTCACTTTATGAATGAATCTTATTTGTATGTCCTAAGTGAGATTATGTAACActctcatcatcacacacacacacacacacacacacacacagagtgactgCAGCCAGCagaatttttgttgttgttgttgcctggATTCGTCCTTCGAGTGTCAAACTCGCTCCTAAGGTGCTGAGGGTGTTATAAGCCATCTGAGGCCTGGGGCGACAGTGAGCCTTTACctcgtgtgagtgagtgtgtgagtgagtgagtgtgtacggCGGCAGCCCTAGTTAACCCTGAGCTCCAGAGCCTTCCCCCGGCTCTGCTTGTGTTTCTGTTTCCATCCGCCCCACCACATGAGTCATCGGGCCTATTTTTACCCAGAATTCCCCTCTGTGGAAAACGTTATGGGGCACTTGCATTGGTcttgtgccacacacacacacaaatacagataaATGTAATTACCATGGTTACCATAAAAACCATGCTCCATATAGCTGTGTGTAAATGAGCAGCCATGCTTGTCCTGTAGTCCTGTCTTGGTGAGCTTAACCAAGTGCAGACACTGCTATGCCACTGTAAAGAGAAGCTGGCTCAGTAGCACCTCACTGGGCGCCAGTTCAGGGCAGAAGTTTGATAAGAATGTttgctctctgtttttctccttctttctttttttttttttttttgtcttgttatCGATGGAAGAACGCCTTTTATGGCAAGTGGCTGGCTGGCTACCTCACTCACTCCATTTCTCTTTATGACCCATGGCTCACTCACTCTGAAACTAAAATTGGAACTAGGagtagatatacagtatgtgccgTACGTGCTCTGATGGTGTATGTGCCGTGAAGCTAAAAGTAATAGTGGAGATTTGCAATAGAACTACTGCTATTCAGCAAACTCCACAGAGGATGTTTGGCCACATAGAGGGAAGGGTCAGACCTGCAATTGTTGTTACAAGGAAGCGGGAGTCTTGTGGCTGATGAAATTTTGCAACGCTGTCAGCGTAATGCTTGGTCAGGTCTTTTAGGAGGCTGGATTGAAAATGCTAACTCTAGCATCCGTCTGTGGCATGGCCCCTTTCCTCTGTTTCTCGTCCACTGATATTCCACAGAGGCCTTTAACTTTTCAGGGATTTCTTTTGAAGGAGAtgtttagatattttatatggatttaagggaaaaaaagaagttgagcaaacatacacaaacagtttATGAAATCATGGAAGTATAGTAATGAATTCATGAAGGGTTCCTTAGTTAGTACTAATTAcaatgtgaatgaatgaatgaaaaagtataaataaaagtaaatatGGAAAAGTATAAATAAAAGTATATTTTAGGGGATTTGTATTCTTTTGGTGTTTCCTAATGAGTAGAGGAGTATAGCTTCCTAAAAATGGCAACAGTTGCAGCAGTCTGTGGTCCAGCCCCTTTTCCGTGGTAAAAGTGCCTCTGGCCACAGCACAACCAGGCCTTTTTTCCCCTGAATGTCCAGCTgtcgctgacacacacacacacacacacacacacacacacacagctgacacCAGCATGTCAGACGCCTGTCACTTTAAATCTCACAGGTGTCATCGCACCCTGCTGAGAAATTGCTCGTTTATTTAGCACCTACTGGTAAAGCTATATAACCGCTCCATTTGGTGTCTCACGGCAGTCACACTCAAGTCCGCTAATTTAAAACTTTAAGAGCAGGCAGGGAGATTGTGTTTCACTTTACTTTCACCACAACATGTCTGTTCTGGTTGCTGCCGTTTGGCTTCACCTGTTTTAGTCATTTTAGACTATTTTAGTCATCTTTCTCGTACTGATACGACTGCTAAATGAGTCATGACGACTCATATTCAGGATTTATGCTTGGGAAACCACTCCCGTAGTCAGGAAAAGAAAAGTCCTTTAAAGAAGTGTTTCagctcaaattcaaattgaTCTTTTTCACTTCAAATAATTTGATACAAATATGTAGTGGTGTAGATACCAAACTCCCTTGTTTGTTCAGTCTGTTAGTTTATTGAAGAACTAAATACTGTTTGAGGCAAGAGTGTGAAGAATTTGCGTAGATTTATTTTAATTGTTTTTCACttgttagcatggttagcatgtaaCCGGCAAAAGTAGACAAGGCATATTTAGCAGCCGGCCATGTATGCAAGGATCAACTGGAGGtattacatgtgaaattcaTTTTAGTTTGATGTTGGTGAAACTATTCCTACAGTATTTCTATTCCTAAAGTTTGCAGTCTTATGACTTCTAATAGCTTGTGATACTGGTTGGTTCAAAGGTTTAATTCATACAGAACTGCTCAAATGACCCAATCTGAAAGCATTGTATATTGTTGCCCTGATAAGcagtgctttctctctctgtataaacTTAGTGTTTTCTTCTGCTAGCAGTCAAAACAAACCCAAGACAAAGAAGTGACTGTGTCCACTTCAGTGACCCAGTCTTTATGGTCACTGCTTTATTCTGACttgtaaaaaaaagagattCAGAAGTCTGGATCAGTCTGACTGTGTGGTTTTTGAGGCCTTTGTCTGTAACAGCCTGGTTGAACCAGACACACAGTATCTGtacaataaataaaactaaGATGAGAGCAATAAGGCTCATCAGTAACACATAAATCAATTAAAGTAAAGTAATAGATATCTTTAGAAAAACATATTAAGCACACAGTGAATAACAACATGATAAGGAGAGTCATAAAATTAcataaattaaaattaaaaaaattataaATTATGACACAGAACCCTCAACTACAGTTAATTAGACAGCTAGTCCCATAGTCCAGTTTTCAATTATATAGATTCTCCCCAACCTCTTCTGCCACTGTCTGAGACCACAGTCCAGAAGACCCCCGACTCTGTTCTCAGGTCTGTTAAGTATTACTGTTTTAAatagctgctgctgttgtttttagAGTGCAGCATCATTGATACTCAGCCAGGTTGTTTCAGTAAGGGGTCTCTCACCAGCCTGCTTCCATTAACTAGACCACAGTACACAGTGTGAAATGTGTGGTGTCGAAAGCAGGTCAGAACTAGGCATAGACATATAAGAAGTTCAATCagtggtacacacacatgcacacttattTCCTTCTGTCACaagagatacacacacccacgGCCTACTCTCTTCTGGCCCTCTTTCActcatgtatatatatatatatatatatatatatatatatatatatatatatatatatatatatatatatatatatatatacacacacacacatacacatggccgtctcttttacacacacatatacacattttcttccttaaaaacacacataccgACTCATTCACACAGGCTCACAACCCACCACGTGTTTTAGTTATTGAAAAAGCCCCTGAAGGCTCACAAACTCATGAGAGATTTGAGGAATTTGGGACCCAAATGTTAAGTGACACACTCCGGCCCGACAGCAGTGGACCATCCGTTGGGGCACTAGCTCCCCTGGTTGTCATGACCGCATGCAGAAGCCTGCAGCAGGCGCTGTTTACAGGGGCTGTAgcctagagcagtggttcttaaactgggggtcgCCAAAATTTTTGGAGGGATCGCAAAATTATTTGCAGTCtggattaaagacatttttctaaaggtttttagtcaaaggctgccattgacataatgcctttgGTGTTGACATTGCCTAtctatgagagaagacattttctgcctctgcttccaatgcccatctcaCAACATTTCCAAACCAAATTCCGccggttagagagaagggggttgCGAGACTTGCCACATGTTATTtggggggtcgccagacaaaaagtttgagaaccactggcctagaGGCCTAGCCTAGTTTTTGGAGCGGTCAATGGCTGTTTGTAAAATAGCCAATATTTTACCAATATAGTAATTTATAACAAGCTTAACACGACTTGACTGGACTTTTAGCTCTTATCTCTGTCTTCTATGAAAGGAGAACTTCTGTGTTTCTCATCCTACACCttaaatctgtaaaaaaaaagttttattgACAATTATCAGATATGGCAGTTGTGATAAGACAAATGTTGAGGAAATCCCAAACTCTACATTTGAGAAACCTTCAAGTGATGCCCTTGAAGAACATGCTGTGGTTCCTCATCCTGTTTCAATGCAAGACCAGAGGTGCgatcaaatttggcaaacagtggTGAACGTGTTTTCTCTGAATTATAACAGTAACACTTAGTCCAGCTCTAATCCAGCTCCACTGTATGTCCGCAGAGAATTACTTCCTCAGACTATTTTTGACTGTTCGCAAACGTTCTGGGGTGCTATGGCGCTATGTCTAACTTGGGTCATTTCCTGGTCccactccatctctttctcctgctcgcttcctgtcactctctctactGTAGTGTCCGATTAAAAAGGCATAAAAATCCCCCAAAAATATTTTAAAGGAATATTCATCTTcatgtcctctccctctcactgctTTCAGTTGATcagcttcatcatcatcatctgctATGCAGCTTCGCTGTACAGTGGCTACTCCTCTGTGGCCGTCTGTGAGATGGTTTTTGCCATCATCTTCATGGTGGTCTTCACGATGGAGCTGGACAAGCAGTTCCAAATAATTAGCTGGCCCTGGTCTGTAAGTATCCCACAGAGCAACGTGCCCCTCACACATCAGTGGTGTGTTGGCAAGCATCTCATGTGTCACCCACATCAGCACAGTTTagtacatttacacacatctTACGCACACACTTATTTGATTACCCGTACAGTCAATCAAACAAATTTCTATTTATAGAATCTATATTTTTAGCACATTTTCTCCAGAGATAAAGACCTTCAGAAATATTTTAATAGAGTAATAATGTCTATATACTGATCTATGTGTCCAACCTCTCTTTTGCTCCCAGGACTTAATCCGCGCTGCTATTGGTGCACTCCTTTACCTGATCACCTCTATCATCTGTCTGATTGGTGGAGGGGGAGACGGAGCGCGCATTGCTGGTGGGGTGAGTCAGAGCTCAGTAAAGTTTTTTGTAAGCTGATGCGTGGTGAGctttctggcgcataatggctgccgtgcatcacccaggtgggtgctacacattggtggtggttaggttcccccttcactgtgaagCGCTTTAGGTctcttgaaaagtgctatataaatgcaatgtgttgtgTTATTATTGTTAGCCCCTTACCCGGGCACAACCTGCTCACAGTAGTGTGTTCATTGTGATCAGTCTTCTGGTACCTCTATAGCGCCACCACTTGGTTTGATGCTAGAAATGGCACTTATGGGGCAGCTTCGGTGCAAGGGGCAGCATCCCATACCACATATGAGTTCAGCACATGAGCACCCAGGTTTGAGTCTGGCATGAAGTAATTTCTCAATTCcacacccatctctctcccattctcccaTTTCCTGTCTACcttccactgtcctatcaataaaaaataaatattcaaacaacaacaaaagaaagaaatattaGTCCTAAGCTTTGTCTTCTCATCATGTTATGTCCCATTACAATAGCAATGAAAAATGGAGGATAAACTTGACTTTGGGCACATGTAGTAGTCATATACTGTAgttggggagaagagaggagagctggAGAAGCACGGGAGATGTTCATGGATATCTGCATGcatctgtgcttgtgtgcttgtatctattcacacacacacacacacacacacacacacacacacgtgcgcacattCTCCAAATCTATCAGTTGTAAATCTGGCCTCAACATAAAGCTCATTTCATCAAGCTCCTGTATTCATGTGTGCCATCTCCTCGTTCAGATCTCCGTCTTCACATGTCCTCACAATCCTCCTCCTCACAATGCTTCCTCCATATACTATTTATATGGGGTGACAGTTTCCTACACATGAATTAAGCCAAGTTCTGGACTCAAAGAGAACTTAGATGGAGTTGTATGTTCAAAAAGCATTTAGACTAGGCTTACTCCATTTACAGCCAGCAGCAGACCAATGGATACCTTgtcttagctgaattactgaagctaagcaggtgtgggcctggttagtacttggatgggagacctctttggaaaactaggttgctgctggaagtggtgttggtgggtggccagtaggtggcactcttccctctggccaaaaaagatcgatcccaatgccccagtgctgTGACGGGGgcactgcactgtaggagatgccgtccttcggatgagacgttaaaccgaggtcctgactcactgtggtcattaaagattcCATGGCACTTATCGTAAAGAGAAGGGGGTTCcctggtgtcctggctaaattcctaacctggctcattcaatctggccccctaatcatcccccactgtaattggctcattcactccctcactctccacctcaagctagtgtgtggtgagcgttctggcgcataatggctgccgtgcatcacccaggtgggtgctacacattggtggtggttactagtgaggtc comes from Alosa sapidissima isolate fAloSap1 chromosome 7, fAloSap1.pri, whole genome shotgun sequence and encodes:
- the plp2b gene encoding proteolipid protein 2b: MADSGGSPAANFFEKLKAYVRTPKGTILAAEILISFIIIICYAASLYSGYSSVAVCEMVFAIIFMVVFTMELDKQFQIISWPWSDLIRAAIGALLYLITSIICLIGGGGDGARIAGGVFGLLAGVLFGYDSYTIYMQIKSGGHTAAPTDEGV